A window of Streptomyces broussonetiae genomic DNA:
GATGTTCTCGGATTCGAAGACCGCGTCAAAGGAGTCGGTGTACTTGCCGTCCCGGTCGCGGACCAAGAAGCGCAGCGTCTCGTGGCGCACGCCCAAATCGGCAGCGAGGTTGCGGGCCTGCTGCACCGTCCACTGCCCGGTCGGATGTGCGGTCACCCCGGCAACGTGCAGGCGGCGTGCACCGTGCTCGAGGAAGACCAGCGCGTAGACCCGGCTCAGGTCCACCAGGTCGATGTGCAGGAAATCGCAGGCGATGATGCCGTCGGCCTGCGCCATGAGGAACTCTCGCCACGTGGGCCCGCGTCTGCGGGGCGCAGGGCCTACGCCGGCATCGGTCAAGATCTTCCATACCGTGGAGGCGCCGGCCTGGTGCCCGAGCCTCGCGAGCTCTCCTTGGATTCTGCGGCAGCCCCAACGCGGGTTCTCTGCGGCCAGCCGCAGTACCAGTTCCTTGATCGCCTCCGCGGTCGGCCCGGCCTGCTCCGGCGTCTGCTGTAGTCCCACCTGCACGCGACGAGCCTTCGGTGCCACGCGAGCAAAGTCCCCGGCGTCACCGGGAACGCGTTCGCCCACTGCCGCTGGGGTATCAGCGAGGACAGCGCCGCGAACCACAAGCGGTCCACCGGCTGGTAGCGCACAGGGCCTGAGAGCTGCCTGCGCAGCACCGCGTTCTCGTGCCGCAAGACAAGAACCTCGGCCTCCTTGGCTGCCTGCCGACGCAGCAGCACCGCCGGGACCGACAGCAGCTTCCGTGTCACCTGGTACATCAGCGAGACAATCACTTGCAGCATGGTTCCATCGAGCCCTCGAGTACCACCAGACCCCTGCGAACTGCAGCGACGCGTTTCTGAACGGCACAACATCAAGAACCAGCGGAGCGATTTTGGCCGGGAGCTGCTTTGGCGCGAGTGATCATGGCCCCGTAAGCTCGCGGCGCGTCGGGCAGTCTGTGGACCTGCGGTACTTCTGCTGCGTCAGCTGGGCGGCCGTCTCGAGCGGAACCCAGCCGTAGCGGGCGCCGAATCGCAGCAGCTCACAGACGGTGGTCATCACCGCGTTTGCGGTCTCCTCCGATCGGAACCGCTGCTGACCGCCGCCGCCGTCGCGCCGCCGGGACGGCAGCGGCTCCTGCACCAGCCGGCGCATGAACCGGGCGAGCTGCCCCAGCGTCGGTCGGGACCAGTCCACACCATGGGCCGCGCAGGACGTCAGGTACAGAGCCGACCGGCCTGCGTAGATGCGTTCGGTGTTCCACGACAGGTGTCGCGCACGGAGCGAGTCGAGGTAGGCCGAAGCCTCGCGGTGGAGCTCATAGGTGCTGCCGTCGATCACGACCCAGGAGACGGACCCGTTCGCAGGCGAGACGGCCCTCTCCGCGCGGTAGACGGTCGTCGACGTGCCAGACGTAACTGATATGCCTTGCAAACCCTTGGATACCTTCCAGGAACATGAAGATCCCCTCCAGAACCAGAGGTGCCAGAGGGAAAGATGCTCCTGTAGTTAACCGGGCACGCTTGGGCTTACGAGTAAGACGCGATGACAATCGGGGGCCGGATCTCGGCTCCCTCCTGGTCAAGCCGCCGCTGATCAGCCGAACAGCTGGGAACCAAGCGGGTGCTGTCGGTCGAAGCCGGGGAGGATCAGGAATGTCGCGCTGGCGGTTGTGGTGGTGAATTGCAGCAGTGCGTCGGAGGTGTCCATGTGGGTGAGGGTGGCGGTGAAGGTCCGCAGGTCGTTCTGGAAGCTGATGAAGAGCAGGCCGGGGGCGGGATCGTCGGTGCTGTAGGCGCGGCGGAGCATGAGGCCGGCGCCGACCACGTTGGGGTTGGCCCGGCGGATGTGGGCGTCGACCGGGACGAGGTAGCGCCCGTCAGGTGTTTTGGCGCCAAGGTCCGGGTCCGAGGCTATGGAGCCGCCGGAGAGAGGCACGCCGGTGGTCCGGCGCCGGCCGAAGACCGCCTCCTGATCGGCGACGGAGAGCGCGGCGAACCGTGGCAGGTCGAGTTCCATGCGCCGCACTACGGCAATCGTTCCGCCGGCGACGGAAGCCGACCCGGCCAGCCACAGGTGGCGCTGTTGCTCGGCCGTCGTGTGCGGTCCCACGATGCCGTCGACGAAACCCAGCGGGTTTCGAGGCGCAGAAATGCCTTTGTCCACGGGGACGTTCGGACCGCGGCGTGCTGACTGGCGCCAGCGTTCGTGTATCCGGTCACCGGCCTGCGCCAGGAGCGCGGCGGTGACGACCGGTAACAGCAGGGCGTCGCTGGCGCAGATCTGTATCAACAGGTCGCCGCCTCGCGCCTGTGGGGCGATCTGCTCGCGGGAGAACCGGGGGAGGTCCGCCGCGCCGGGCAGTGAGGGATCGGCCATACGCACCAGGCGGGGGCCCACCCCGATCGTCACGGTGAGATCGCCCGGTGGCAGGCCCAGCAGTCGTCGATCGGTCCCCGCGGTGAGCGTGTGAATGGCCTGGCCGAGTTCTGCCAGCAGCGGGCCGACGGCCACGCTGTCGCCGAGGTCGGCCACCACCGCCAGCAGGTTGGGCTGGGCCGGTTGCGGGAGTGTGATGCCTGCCTGATAGCGGCCGAATGGCGACACCGGTG
This region includes:
- a CDS encoding Dyp-type peroxidase is translated as MSRAESHPSRRAFMGATGAVAATGLTAGCESPAARPSRPPSPASITPVSPFGRYQAGITLPQPAQPNLLAVVADLGDSVAVGPLLAELGQAIHTLTAGTDRRLLGLPPGDLTVTIGVGPRLVRMADPSLPGAADLPRFSREQIAPQARGGDLLIQICASDALLLPVVTAALLAQAGDRIHERWRQSARRGPNVPVDKGISAPRNPLGFVDGIVGPHTTAEQQRHLWLAGSASVAGGTIAVVRRMELDLPRFAALSVADQEAVFGRRRTTGVPLSGGSIASDPDLGAKTPDGRYLVPVDAHIRRANPNVVGAGLMLRRAYSTDDPAPGLLFISFQNDLRTFTATLTHMDTSDALLQFTTTTASATFLILPGFDRQHPLGSQLFG